From the Manis javanica isolate MJ-LG chromosome 13, MJ_LKY, whole genome shotgun sequence genome, one window contains:
- the MFSD4B gene encoding sodium-dependent glucose transporter 1 isoform X2, with amino-acid sequence MSIAILGPTFQDLATNVNHNISSLSLIFVGRAFGYLSGSVIGGILFDSMNHFLLLGVSMFATTVGLYLVPLCKTAMLLVVMMSIFGVSVGVLDTGGNVLILAIWGDRGAPPMQALHFSFALGAFVAPLLAKLALGTAASAENGTAADSGRSALKQSSGAGSGRLLGIPDDMNLLWAYAVIGTYIFVVSILFFALFLKKSSWHEKAKISAQRSRRAEFHKPLLCLLFLFFFFYVGAEVTYGSYIFSFATAHAGMKESEAAGLNSVFWGTFAACRGLAIFFATCLQPGTMVVLSNIGSLGSSLFLVLFDKSPLCLWIASSVYGASMATTFPSGISWIEQYTTIHGKSAAFFVVGAALGEMAIPAVIGILQGSYPGLPVMLYTSLGSSVATAALFPVMYKLATSPLDRQQKDHRKSEDQTALLSSSGLNDCEEQSEDGDAEKWNEMDFEVIETSDMTRNSVTGTSGNTLVEPTAKVCEQPPSSELVSGPLCS; translated from the exons ATGAGTATCGCTATATTGGGCCCGACTTTTCAAGATTTGGCAACAAATGTGAACCACAATATCAGCagtctttctctcatttttgtgGGCCGTGCCTTTGGGTATTTGAGTGGCTCTGTGATTGGTGGAATTCTTTTTGACAGTATGAACCATTTTCTACTTTTGG GGGTGTCCATGTTTGCCACCACAGTTGGGCTGTACCTGGTCCCGCTTTGTAAGACCGCAATGTTGCTGGTTGTCATGATGTCCATCTTCGGCGTTTCGGTTGGCGTCCTGGACACAG GTGGGAACGTCCTAATCCTGGCTATCTGGGGGGATCGCGGAGCGCCACCCATGCAGGCCTTACACTTCAGTTTTGCGCTGGGTGCCTTTGTGGCCCCGCTGCTGGCCAAGCTGGCCCTGGGCACGGCGGCGTCTGCTGAAAACGGCACGGCGGCTGACTCGGGCCGCTCAGCCCTCAAGCAGTCATCTGGAGCTGGCTCAGGACGTCTGCTCGGCATTCCCGACGATATGAATTTACTGTGGGCTTATGCTGTTATTGGTACTTATATTTTTGTAGTTTCCATCTTgttttttgctctgtttttaaagaaaagctcatggcatgaaaaggcaaaaatatctgCTCAGAGGTCCCGAAGAGCCGAGTTCCACAAGCCCCTTCTGTGTCTCCTCttcctgttcttctttttctatgtgGGAGCCGAGGTGACGTACGGCtcttacattttctcatttgcaacCGCTCATGCTGGCATGAAAGAAAGTGAGGCGGCAGGGTTGAACTCCGTCTTCTGGGGCACCTTTGCAGCCTGCAGGGGTCTGGCGATCTTCTTCGCCACGTGTCTGCAGCCTGGAACCATGGTTGTGTTGAGCAACATCGGCAGCCTCGGGTCATCTTTATTTCTGGTGCTTTTTGACAAGAGCCCATTGTGTCTCTGGATAGCAAGTTCGGTGTATGGGGCCTCAATGGCCACGACGTTTCCCAGTGGTATTTCCTGGATTGAGCAGTACACAACCATCCATGGGAAATCTGCTGCGTTTTTTGTAGTTGGGGCTGCTCTGGGAGAAATGGCTATTCCTGCAGTGATTGGAATTTTGCAGGGGAGCTACCCGGGTTTGCCGGTAATGTTGTATACCTCTTTGGGCTCATCGGTAGCCACTGCAGCTCTGTTTCCTGTGATGTATAAATTAGCCACCTCACCTCTTGATCGCCAGCAAAAGGACCACAGAAAGAGTGAGGACCAGACAGCTCTGCTCTCCAGCTCTGGGCTAAATGACTGTGAGGAACAGAGTGAAGACGGCGATGCAGAAAAGTGGAATGAAATGGACTTTGAAGTGATTGAAACGAGTGACATGACGAGGAATTCTGTAACAGGGACGTCTGGAAATACTCTCGTGGAGCCTACAGCTAAAGTCTGCGAACAACCCCCCTCCAGCGAGCTGGTgtctgggcccctctgcagcTAA
- the MFSD4B gene encoding sodium-dependent glucose transporter 1 isoform X1, with product MGMSIAILGPTFQDLATNVNHNISSLSLIFVGRAFGYLSGSVIGGILFDSMNHFLLLGVSMFATTVGLYLVPLCKTAMLLVVMMSIFGVSVGVLDTGGNVLILAIWGDRGAPPMQALHFSFALGAFVAPLLAKLALGTAASAENGTAADSGRSALKQSSGAGSGRLLGIPDDMNLLWAYAVIGTYIFVVSILFFALFLKKSSWHEKAKISAQRSRRAEFHKPLLCLLFLFFFFYVGAEVTYGSYIFSFATAHAGMKESEAAGLNSVFWGTFAACRGLAIFFATCLQPGTMVVLSNIGSLGSSLFLVLFDKSPLCLWIASSVYGASMATTFPSGISWIEQYTTIHGKSAAFFVVGAALGEMAIPAVIGILQGSYPGLPVMLYTSLGSSVATAALFPVMYKLATSPLDRQQKDHRKSEDQTALLSSSGLNDCEEQSEDGDAEKWNEMDFEVIETSDMTRNSVTGTSGNTLVEPTAKVCEQPPSSELVSGPLCS from the exons atg ggaATGAGTATCGCTATATTGGGCCCGACTTTTCAAGATTTGGCAACAAATGTGAACCACAATATCAGCagtctttctctcatttttgtgGGCCGTGCCTTTGGGTATTTGAGTGGCTCTGTGATTGGTGGAATTCTTTTTGACAGTATGAACCATTTTCTACTTTTGG GGGTGTCCATGTTTGCCACCACAGTTGGGCTGTACCTGGTCCCGCTTTGTAAGACCGCAATGTTGCTGGTTGTCATGATGTCCATCTTCGGCGTTTCGGTTGGCGTCCTGGACACAG GTGGGAACGTCCTAATCCTGGCTATCTGGGGGGATCGCGGAGCGCCACCCATGCAGGCCTTACACTTCAGTTTTGCGCTGGGTGCCTTTGTGGCCCCGCTGCTGGCCAAGCTGGCCCTGGGCACGGCGGCGTCTGCTGAAAACGGCACGGCGGCTGACTCGGGCCGCTCAGCCCTCAAGCAGTCATCTGGAGCTGGCTCAGGACGTCTGCTCGGCATTCCCGACGATATGAATTTACTGTGGGCTTATGCTGTTATTGGTACTTATATTTTTGTAGTTTCCATCTTgttttttgctctgtttttaaagaaaagctcatggcatgaaaaggcaaaaatatctgCTCAGAGGTCCCGAAGAGCCGAGTTCCACAAGCCCCTTCTGTGTCTCCTCttcctgttcttctttttctatgtgGGAGCCGAGGTGACGTACGGCtcttacattttctcatttgcaacCGCTCATGCTGGCATGAAAGAAAGTGAGGCGGCAGGGTTGAACTCCGTCTTCTGGGGCACCTTTGCAGCCTGCAGGGGTCTGGCGATCTTCTTCGCCACGTGTCTGCAGCCTGGAACCATGGTTGTGTTGAGCAACATCGGCAGCCTCGGGTCATCTTTATTTCTGGTGCTTTTTGACAAGAGCCCATTGTGTCTCTGGATAGCAAGTTCGGTGTATGGGGCCTCAATGGCCACGACGTTTCCCAGTGGTATTTCCTGGATTGAGCAGTACACAACCATCCATGGGAAATCTGCTGCGTTTTTTGTAGTTGGGGCTGCTCTGGGAGAAATGGCTATTCCTGCAGTGATTGGAATTTTGCAGGGGAGCTACCCGGGTTTGCCGGTAATGTTGTATACCTCTTTGGGCTCATCGGTAGCCACTGCAGCTCTGTTTCCTGTGATGTATAAATTAGCCACCTCACCTCTTGATCGCCAGCAAAAGGACCACAGAAAGAGTGAGGACCAGACAGCTCTGCTCTCCAGCTCTGGGCTAAATGACTGTGAGGAACAGAGTGAAGACGGCGATGCAGAAAAGTGGAATGAAATGGACTTTGAAGTGATTGAAACGAGTGACATGACGAGGAATTCTGTAACAGGGACGTCTGGAAATACTCTCGTGGAGCCTACAGCTAAAGTCTGCGAACAACCCCCCTCCAGCGAGCTGGTgtctgggcccctctgcagcTAA